A region of Salvelinus alpinus chromosome 6, SLU_Salpinus.1, whole genome shotgun sequence DNA encodes the following proteins:
- the LOC139577783 gene encoding NLR family CARD domain-containing protein 3-like, which yields MSLSGEREEETTASKMSISGEREEETTASKMSLSVEREEGTTASKMTQDNSSKSVQKPRAESPTTSLLSMKSDQPPAFSQEPLPDDNKEVESLDSEDALKITRNLLDRRSQTLLTVQQDIKAKLKHKYQHISEGIGHHGNQSPFKDIYTELYITEGGSGGLNNEHEVRQIEMASKKQTTQETSIKCNDIFKPLPGQDKTNRTVLTKGIAGIGKTVSVQKVILDWAEGKANQDVHFMFPLPFRDLNLKKDQYSLMQLLSHYFPELKEIDIIKDDKTKTVFIFDGLDECRLPLDFKNNETCSDVTKTTSVDVLLTNLIKRNLLPSVLLWVTSRPAAANQIPPECVDQVTEVRGFNDPQKEEYFRKKITDQNLANDIIKHMKTSRSIHIMCHIPVFCWISATVLEMILKEAEKDEVPKTLTQMYSHFMLIQIIVKNKKYNKATETNPNELSQSDKEMILKLAKLAFQQLQKGNLIFYEEDLRECGLDVTEASEYSALCTEIFKEESVLYQDKVYSFVHLSIQEFLAAVHALESCLDKKENVFSPKAVTKSQDNYEKRQFKIWSDKLKSNKLSDLHESAVDQALNSENGHLDLFLRFLLGLSLESNQNLLRGLLTQTGSTTQSNEETVERTVRYLSFKIEEESSPERIINLFHCLNELGANSLVEDMQTSLRSGTLSETELKPDQCSALAYLLLMSEEVLEEFDLKTYNTTMEGYQRLLPVVKTCKRAL from the exons atgagtctctctggggagagagaggaggagaccactgcctctaaaatgagtatctctggggagagagaggaggagaccactgcctctaaaatgagtctctctgtggagagagaggaggggaccactGCCTCCAAAATGACTCAAGACAACAGTTCTAAGAG TGTCCAGAAGCCCAGAGCAGAGTCACCTACAACCAGCCTGCTATCAATGAAGAGTGATCAGCCACCTGCTTTCAGCCAGGAACCATTACCAGATGACAATAAGGAAGTGGAGAGTTTGGACAGTGAGGATGCATTAAAGATCACACGCAACCTTCTGGACAGAAGAA GTCAAACTCTGCTGACAGTCCAACAAGACATTAAGGCTAAACTGAAACACAAGTATCAACACATATCTGAAGGAATTGGACACCATGGAAACCAAAGTCCGTTCAAGGACatctacacagagctctacatcacagagggtggaaGTGGAGGGCTCAATAATGAACATGAGGTTAGACAGATAGAGATGGCATCCAAGAAACAAACCACACAAGAGACATCAATCAAATGCAATGACATCTTCAAGCCTTTAcctggacaagacaaaacaaacagaactgTGCTGACAAAAGGAAtcgctggcattggaaaaacagtctctgtgcagaagGTCATCCTTGACTGGGCAGAGGGAAAAGCAAATCAGGACGTTCATTTCATGTTTCCTCTTCCTTTCCGTGATCTGAACCTGAAAAAGGACCAATACAGTCTGATGCAACTTCTTTCCCACTACTTCCCAGAGCTGAAAGAGATTGACATCATTAAAGATGATAAAACAAAAACTGTTTTCATttttgatggtctggatgagtgtCGACTTCCTCTAGACTTCAAAAACAATGAGACGTGCAGTGATGTCACGAAGACAACCTCAGTGGACGTGCTGCTGACAAACCTCATCAAGAGGAATCTGcttccctctgttctcctctgggtAACCTCAAGGCCTGCAGCAGCCAATCAGATCCCTCCTGAGTgtgttgaccaggtgacagaggtacgagggttcaATGATCCACAGAAGGAGGAGTATTTCAGGAAGAAAATCACAGATCAGAATCTGgccaatgacatcatcaaacaCATGAAGACATCAAGGAGCAtccacatcatgtgccacataCCAGTCTTCTGTTGGATATCAGCCACTGTCCTTGAGATGATACTGAAAGAGGCAGAGAAGGATGAAGTCCCCAAAACTCTGACCCAAATGTACTCACACTTCATGCTCATCCAAATCATTGTGAAGAACAAGAAGTACAACAAAGCCACAGAGACAAACCCAAACGAACTGTCTCAGTCAGACAAAGAGATGATCCTGAAACTGGCAAAGCTGGCTTTCCAACAGCTGCAGAAGGGCAACCTGATCTTCTATGAGGAGGACCTGAGAGAGTGTGGCCTTGATGTCACAGAGGCATCCGAGTACTCAGCATTGTGTACAGAGATCTTTAAAGAAGAATCTGTGCTGTACCAAGACAAGGTCTACAGCTTTGTGcatctgagcattcaggagtttctAGCAGCAGTGCATGCTTTAGAATCATGTCTGGACAAGAAGGAAAATGTTTTCTCCCCCAAAGCAGTCACTAAGAGTCAAGATAATTATGAAAAGAGACAATTCAAAATCTGGTCAGACAAGTTGAAGTCAAACAAGTTGTCTGACTTACACGAGAGCGCAGTGGACCAGGCCTTGAACAGTGAGAATGGACACCTGGACCTGTTCCTCCGCTTCCTTCTGGGTCTctcactggagtccaatcagaaTCTGTTACGAGGCCTTCTGACACAGACAGGAAGTACAACACAGAGCAATGAGGAAACAGTTGAGAGAACAGTCAGGTACCTTTCATTCAAGATCGAGGAGGAATCCTCACCAGAAAGGATCATCAACTtgttccactgtctgaatgaactTGGTGCCAACTCTCTAGTTGAAGACATGCAGACCTCCCTGCGATCAGGAACTCTTTCAGAAACAGAGCTAAAACCTGACCAATGTTCAGCCCTGGCCTACCTGTTACTGATGTCAGAGGAGGTGCTGGAGGAGTTTGACCTGAAGACATACAACACAACAATGGAAGGTTATCAGAGGTTGCTGCCGGTAGTGAAAACCTGCAAGAGAGCACTGTAA